In one window of Streptomyces sp. NBC_01224 DNA:
- a CDS encoding phosphatase PAP2 family protein, with protein sequence MRTDIFARLDREPEPPKIEPPRMSRHRIALFCGTLAFYLAIVVAVLVSSWLVALDWKVMLFRPYQQWPEIHAFLDYYIVLGQRGPTATMVACWLGWRSWRQHTLRPLLTLAAALLLLNVTVGAVKIGLGRLGPHYATQIGSAELFAGGDIFPSGHTANAVVTWGILAYLATTPRARRYLSATSAIVSLGVGLTTVYLGTHWLSDVLLGWAAGLLILLGLPWVEPLITRAEAWIFVQRENLRGRGRPVPSVPVAAGGPRTVLLPQLDGGDAVAESPVLEPVAAGGHTATTTGTVTGPRSRAHPAPPAHLVRSERTPVTPAGSRRPPHADRTPRGGTTPARPMSGG encoded by the coding sequence GTGCGTACCGACATCTTTGCCCGCCTGGACCGGGAGCCGGAGCCGCCGAAGATAGAGCCACCGCGGATGAGCCGTCACCGCATCGCTCTCTTCTGCGGGACGTTGGCGTTCTATCTCGCCATCGTCGTTGCCGTGCTGGTCTCTTCCTGGCTGGTGGCTCTGGACTGGAAGGTCATGCTCTTCCGGCCGTATCAACAGTGGCCGGAAATCCATGCCTTCCTCGACTACTACATCGTGCTCGGCCAGCGCGGCCCCACCGCCACCATGGTCGCCTGCTGGCTCGGCTGGCGCTCCTGGCGGCAGCACACGCTGCGGCCCCTGCTGACGCTCGCCGCCGCACTGCTGCTGCTCAATGTGACGGTCGGCGCGGTCAAGATCGGCCTGGGGCGGCTCGGTCCGCACTACGCGACCCAGATCGGCTCCGCGGAGCTCTTCGCCGGCGGCGATATATTTCCGTCGGGCCACACCGCCAACGCGGTCGTCACCTGGGGGATCCTCGCCTATCTGGCGACCACCCCGCGGGCCAGGCGCTACCTGTCGGCCACGTCGGCGATCGTCTCGCTCGGCGTCGGACTCACCACCGTCTACCTCGGCACGCACTGGCTCAGCGATGTGCTGCTGGGCTGGGCGGCGGGACTGCTGATCCTGTTGGGCCTGCCCTGGGTCGAGCCGCTGATCACCCGGGCCGAGGCCTGGATCTTCGTCCAGCGCGAGAACCTGCGGGGACGCGGCCGTCCCGTTCCTTCCGTGCCCGTCGCGGCCGGAGGACCCCGGACCGTACTGCTCCCGCAACTGGACGGCGGCGACGCCGTGGCGGAGAGCCCGGTGCTGGAGCCGGTCGCCGCGGGAGGACACACGGCGACCACAACGGGCACGGTCACGGGCCCCCGCTCGCGTGCACACCCGGCGCCCCCGGCGCATCTGGTGCGCTCGGAGCGGACCCCGGTCACCCCGGCCGGCAGCCGCCGCCCGCCGCACGCGGACCGTACGCCACGCGGCGGCACCACCCCCGCCCGCCCGATGAGCGGCGGCTGA
- a CDS encoding MFS transporter: MSGTTTARIRLRSAADGANRWVVLVVLCLSLLLVALDSTVLHVAVPAVTEDLRPSAVGLLWIVDAYPLVCASLLILFGTLGDRVGRRRVLLLGYALFGVASAIAAMADSPGVLIVARALLGVGGAMIMPATLSILRQVFPDRRERAVAIGVWTAVAAVGAATGPVIGGFLVEHFWWGSVFLINIPLMALILPVGRLLLPESRGSNDGPWDVLGALMAAAGVLGVVLGVKRAGTGEGLLSPATLAPLLIGAVLLIAFVRRQKRRTYPLIDIGMFARPAFSTAVGCIILAMLALVGLELIAVQYLQLVLGLSPLQTGLRLLPLTFAAMAAGATGSYTLRRIGPRRMVGWGFVLTAASVLVLTAMGQHDRPGLLTAAFVALGFGLQSTLFGAYESMLSEAPADRAGGAAAIGETSYQLGAGMGIALLGSVMNAAYTPGLAKLPEEGVPAGDGAAASHSLGEAYQVADRLGGPLGEVLRSTARHSFITGLHVTLLVSAALLLVGALAALRLPRVMECPSPGLREPQEADDVRESPGQSEAPEFHGTHEAPAAGRTQRPRPVSARRRPAEATGSGRAGH; encoded by the coding sequence ATGTCCGGGACGACCACAGCCCGAATCCGGCTGCGCTCAGCCGCCGACGGTGCCAATCGATGGGTCGTCCTCGTTGTCCTCTGTCTCAGTCTGCTGCTTGTCGCGCTCGATTCGACCGTGCTCCATGTCGCCGTCCCCGCCGTCACCGAGGACCTGCGGCCCAGTGCCGTCGGTCTGCTCTGGATCGTGGACGCCTATCCCCTGGTCTGCGCCTCGTTGCTGATCCTCTTCGGCACCCTCGGCGATCGCGTCGGCCGACGCCGCGTTCTGCTGCTCGGCTATGCCCTCTTCGGCGTCGCCTCCGCGATCGCCGCGATGGCCGACAGCCCCGGCGTACTGATAGTGGCGCGTGCGCTGCTCGGCGTCGGCGGCGCGATGATCATGCCGGCGACGCTGTCGATCCTCCGGCAGGTCTTCCCCGACCGGCGCGAACGGGCCGTGGCGATCGGCGTCTGGACCGCGGTCGCCGCCGTCGGTGCCGCCACCGGACCCGTCATTGGCGGCTTCCTCGTCGAGCACTTCTGGTGGGGCTCGGTCTTTCTGATCAACATCCCGCTGATGGCGCTGATCCTGCCGGTCGGCCGCCTGCTGCTCCCCGAGTCACGCGGCAGCAATGACGGCCCGTGGGATGTGCTGGGCGCGCTGATGGCCGCGGCCGGAGTGCTCGGTGTGGTCCTGGGAGTGAAGCGGGCGGGCACCGGTGAGGGGCTGCTGAGCCCGGCCACACTGGCCCCGCTGCTGATCGGGGCCGTACTGCTCATAGCCTTCGTGCGCCGTCAGAAGCGCCGTACGTATCCGTTGATCGACATCGGGATGTTCGCCAGGCCCGCCTTCTCGACCGCGGTGGGCTGCATCATCCTCGCCATGCTGGCTCTGGTCGGGCTGGAACTGATAGCCGTGCAGTACCTCCAGCTCGTCCTGGGTCTGAGCCCGCTTCAGACCGGTCTGCGGCTGCTGCCGCTCACCTTCGCGGCCATGGCCGCGGGCGCCACCGGCTCGTACACCCTGCGCCGCATCGGGCCGCGCCGGATGGTCGGCTGGGGCTTCGTGCTCACGGCCGCCTCAGTGCTGGTCCTGACCGCGATGGGGCAGCACGACCGGCCCGGCCTGCTGACCGCGGCCTTCGTCGCACTGGGCTTCGGGCTTCAGTCCACGCTTTTCGGGGCATACGAATCCATGCTCAGCGAGGCCCCCGCCGACCGGGCGGGCGGCGCGGCAGCGATCGGCGAGACCTCCTACCAACTGGGCGCGGGCATGGGGATCGCTCTGCTCGGCAGCGTCATGAACGCCGCCTACACACCCGGACTTGCGAAGCTTCCCGAAGAGGGCGTCCCCGCCGGGGACGGTGCGGCCGCCTCCCACTCGCTGGGCGAGGCATACCAGGTGGCGGACCGGCTGGGCGGCCCGCTGGGCGAGGTGCTGCGCTCCACGGCCCGCCACTCCTTCATCACCGGGCTCCATGTCACGCTGCTGGTCAGCGCAGCTCTGCTGCTGGTCGGAGCGCTCGCCGCGCTGCGGCTGCCGCGGGTGATGGAGTGCCCGTCGCCGGGTCTCCGTGAACCCCAGGAGGCCGACGATGTCCGTGAGTCGCCGGGGCAGAGCGAGGCGCCGGAATTCCACGGAACGCACGAGGCGCCTGCCGCGGGCCGCACGCAGCGGCCGCGCCCGGTGTCCGCCCGGCGCCGACCCGCCGAGGCGACCGGCTCTGGACGGGCGGGACACTGA
- a CDS encoding acyl-CoA dehydrogenase family protein, whose translation MSTTESSKLPPFDPADPIGIDDLLSPEDLAIRDTVRDWATDRVLPHIAEWYESGELPGIRELARELGSLGALGMSLQGYGCAGATAVQYGLACLELEAADSGIRSLVSVQGSLAMYAIHRFGSEEQRQQWLPGMAAGEIIGCFGLTEPDHGSDPAGMRTYAKRDGEDWVLTGRKMWITNGSVAGVAVVWAQTDEGGAAGGIRGFVVPTDTPGFSAPEIRHKWSLRASVTSELVLDEVRLPADAVLPGVTGLRGPLSCLSHARYGIVWGAMGAARASFESALDYAKTREQFGRPIGGFQLTQAKFADMAVELHKGILLAHHLGRRMDAGRLRPEQVSFGKLNNVREAIEICRTSRTILGANGISLEYPVMRHATNLESVLTYEGTVEMHQLVLGKALTGLDAFR comes from the coding sequence ATGTCCACCACTGAGTCCTCGAAGCTCCCGCCCTTCGACCCCGCCGACCCGATCGGCATCGACGATCTGCTCAGCCCCGAGGACCTCGCCATCCGCGACACCGTCCGCGACTGGGCCACCGACCGCGTCCTGCCGCACATCGCCGAGTGGTACGAGAGCGGCGAGCTGCCCGGCATCCGTGAGCTGGCCCGCGAGCTCGGTTCGCTCGGTGCCCTCGGCATGTCCCTGCAGGGGTACGGCTGCGCGGGCGCCACCGCCGTCCAGTACGGACTGGCCTGCCTGGAGCTCGAAGCGGCTGACTCGGGAATCCGCTCCCTCGTCTCCGTACAGGGATCGCTCGCCATGTACGCCATCCACCGCTTCGGCTCCGAGGAGCAGCGGCAGCAGTGGCTGCCGGGCATGGCGGCCGGCGAGATCATCGGCTGCTTCGGCCTCACCGAGCCGGACCACGGCTCCGACCCGGCCGGGATGCGGACGTACGCCAAGCGCGACGGCGAGGACTGGGTGCTCACCGGCCGCAAGATGTGGATCACCAACGGCTCGGTCGCCGGGGTCGCCGTCGTCTGGGCGCAGACCGACGAGGGCGGCGCGGCCGGCGGAATCCGCGGATTCGTCGTGCCGACCGACACTCCGGGCTTCTCGGCGCCCGAGATCAGGCACAAGTGGTCCCTGCGCGCCTCGGTCACCAGCGAGCTGGTCCTCGACGAGGTACGGCTGCCGGCCGATGCCGTACTCCCCGGGGTCACCGGTCTCCGCGGCCCGCTCAGCTGCCTCAGCCATGCCCGCTACGGCATCGTCTGGGGAGCCATGGGCGCGGCGCGCGCCAGCTTCGAGTCGGCCCTCGACTATGCGAAGACCCGGGAGCAGTTCGGCCGGCCGATCGGTGGCTTCCAGCTCACCCAGGCCAAGTTCGCGGACATGGCCGTGGAACTGCACAAGGGCATTCTGCTCGCCCACCATCTGGGCAGGCGGATGGATGCGGGCAGGCTCCGTCCGGAACAGGTCAGTTTCGGAAAGCTCAACAATGTGCGGGAGGCGATCGAGATCTGCCGTACCTCGCGCACGATCCTCGGCGCCAACGGGATCTCGCTGGAATACCCGGTGATGCGCCATGCGACGAATCTGGAGTCGGTGCTCACCTACGAAGGAACCGTGGAGATGCACCAGCTGGTGCTGGGCAAGGCGCTCACCGGCCTCGACGCGTTCCGGTAG
- a CDS encoding cell division protein SepF, which produces MGSVRKASAWLGLVEDNDERYYDDDEYAEGAQTGTGQAWVTDPRVQVVSEAAEETGRRIATVTPDSFRDARAIGELFRDGVPVIVNLTTMDPTDAKRVVDFAAGLTFGLRGSIERVATRVFLLTPADTQVVNGEAVGRPADGFFNQS; this is translated from the coding sequence ATGGGATCGGTGCGCAAGGCGAGTGCCTGGCTGGGCCTCGTAGAGGACAACGACGAGCGGTACTACGACGACGACGAGTACGCCGAGGGTGCACAGACCGGGACCGGCCAGGCCTGGGTGACCGATCCCCGGGTGCAGGTGGTCTCCGAGGCGGCCGAGGAGACGGGCCGCCGGATCGCCACCGTCACCCCGGACAGCTTCCGGGACGCGCGAGCGATCGGAGAGCTCTTCCGGGACGGGGTCCCGGTGATCGTCAACCTCACGACCATGGACCCCACCGACGCCAAGCGCGTCGTGGACTTCGCGGCGGGGCTGACCTTCGGACTGCGCGGCTCGATCGAGCGCGTGGCCACCCGGGTCTTCCTGCTGACCCCGGCCGACACCCAGGTGGTCAACGGCGAAGCCGTCGGCCGGCCGGCCGACGGCTTCTTCAACCAGAGCTGA
- a CDS encoding DUF5685 family protein, translated as MFGIVRPCSHRLSEGLRTEWMAHLCGLCLALRSDHGQFARIVTNYDGLIVSVLTEAQSERATGWRRTAGPCPLRAMRTAPVARGEGARLAAAVSLVLASAKVRDHVADRDGLLKRRPVAAAARRVAAGWDRAGARTGAQLGFDTALLVDAVDRQTGIELLAGPGTPLPTVTEPTETATAAAFAHTAILAGKPQNAEPLAEAGRLFGRLAHLLDAVEDQEADAASGAWNPLTATGTSREEARRLCDDALRGVRLALRDAEFTDDKLAHVLLVHELRQSVDRAFGTTACSHRAGGPAVDGAVPPSGMRQAGSFGPPPGNPYAPSPGSPVGPPQPPPEPPRDRRGLIAGCLVWAGLACTCQMCCGTFNDPWTHQRREGLCSQCDCGDCCDACDCCSNCGDCCESCDCCDCGCDCSC; from the coding sequence GTGTTCGGAATCGTCAGGCCCTGTTCCCATCGGTTGTCCGAGGGGCTCAGGACCGAGTGGATGGCCCACCTCTGCGGGCTCTGCCTCGCACTCCGTTCCGACCATGGGCAGTTCGCCCGGATCGTCACGAACTATGACGGTCTGATCGTCTCGGTTCTGACGGAGGCTCAGTCCGAGCGCGCCACCGGATGGCGGCGTACCGCCGGGCCGTGCCCGCTGCGCGCCATGCGGACCGCCCCGGTCGCCCGCGGCGAGGGAGCCAGGCTGGCCGCCGCCGTCTCCCTGGTGCTGGCATCGGCGAAGGTGCGGGACCACGTCGCCGACCGGGACGGCCTGTTGAAGCGCCGCCCGGTCGCCGCCGCAGCACGCCGGGTTGCCGCGGGCTGGGACCGGGCCGGCGCGCGCACCGGCGCACAGCTCGGCTTCGACACGGCGCTGCTCGTCGACGCCGTCGACCGGCAGACCGGCATCGAGCTGCTCGCCGGGCCCGGCACCCCGCTGCCCACGGTCACCGAACCCACCGAGACCGCCACCGCGGCGGCCTTCGCCCACACCGCGATACTCGCGGGCAAGCCGCAGAACGCGGAGCCGCTGGCCGAGGCGGGCCGCCTCTTCGGACGCCTGGCGCATCTGCTGGATGCCGTGGAGGACCAGGAAGCTGACGCCGCGTCGGGTGCCTGGAACCCGCTCACCGCGACCGGCACCTCGCGGGAGGAGGCCCGACGGCTCTGCGACGACGCGCTGCGCGGCGTGCGGCTGGCGTTGCGCGACGCGGAGTTCACCGACGACAAGCTGGCCCATGTGCTGCTGGTGCACGAACTGCGGCAGTCGGTGGACCGGGCGTTCGGCACCACGGCATGCTCGCACCGGGCAGGCGGCCCGGCCGTGGACGGAGCTGTCCCTCCGTCAGGTATGCGGCAGGCCGGGTCCTTCGGGCCGCCGCCCGGCAATCCGTACGCGCCGAGCCCCGGCAGCCCCGTCGGCCCGCCGCAGCCCCCGCCCGAGCCCCCGCGCGACCGGCGCGGTCTGATCGCGGGCTGCCTGGTGTGGGCGGGACTGGCCTGCACCTGCCAGATGTGCTGCGGCACCTTCAACGACCCGTGGACCCATCAGCGCCGCGAGGGACTGTGCAGTCAGTGCGACTGCGGCGACTGCTGCGACGCCTGTGACTGCTGCAGCAACTGCGGGGACTGCTGCGAATCCTGCGACTGCTGCGACTGCGGGTGCGACTGCAGCTGCTGA
- a CDS encoding ABC transporter substrate-binding protein, which yields MSRTRHSAAFALITVATLALTACGSGDPAAAPAGAAGTAAAKGRIPTTDVVSSVHKDEAAAKLLPADVRASGTFTIASSIGNPPGATYLEDGRTVAGTDIDFADAVARKLGLKPKREVASFEAILPALGSGKYDVGTGNFGVTEERRRTIDFVTYINDGQGFAVRDDSKLKKVTDLTQLCGLTVGTGAGTTFEVTLEENRHLCSDAGRKPYEVKTYSDQGAIWGALQQGRSDVVMSTINGLRYAVEQQEGVRFLNEFKRLDVGFAFKKGTPLAPAFQAAVNGLKADGTYDRILKKWGIGASAIKTSQISPPEIK from the coding sequence ATGTCCCGAACCCGGCACTCCGCTGCCTTCGCGCTGATCACCGTCGCCACTCTCGCCCTCACCGCGTGCGGGTCCGGCGATCCGGCGGCCGCACCGGCCGGCGCCGCCGGGACCGCGGCCGCCAAGGGAAGGATCCCGACGACGGATGTCGTGTCGTCGGTGCACAAGGACGAGGCCGCGGCGAAGCTGCTGCCCGCCGATGTCCGCGCCTCAGGCACCTTCACCATCGCCTCGAGCATCGGCAATCCGCCCGGCGCCACCTACCTCGAGGACGGCAGGACGGTGGCCGGTACGGACATCGACTTCGCGGACGCGGTGGCCAGGAAGCTCGGGCTGAAGCCGAAGCGCGAAGTGGCCTCCTTCGAGGCGATCCTGCCGGCGCTGGGCAGCGGGAAGTACGACGTGGGCACCGGGAACTTCGGGGTGACCGAGGAGCGCCGCAGGACGATCGACTTCGTCACGTACATCAATGACGGCCAGGGCTTCGCGGTCCGCGACGACAGCAAGCTGAAGAAGGTCACCGATCTCACCCAGCTCTGCGGCCTGACCGTGGGCACCGGCGCGGGCACCACCTTCGAGGTGACGCTGGAGGAGAACAGGCACCTGTGCTCCGACGCGGGCAGGAAGCCGTACGAGGTGAAGACCTACAGCGACCAGGGCGCGATCTGGGGCGCGCTCCAGCAGGGCCGCAGCGATGTGGTGATGTCGACCATCAACGGGCTGCGTTACGCGGTGGAGCAGCAGGAGGGTGTGCGCTTCCTCAATGAGTTCAAACGCCTCGACGTGGGCTTCGCCTTCAAGAAGGGCACCCCGCTGGCGCCCGCCTTCCAGGCCGCGGTGAACGGCCTGAAGGCGGACGGCACCTACGACCGGATCCTGAAGAAGTGGGGCATCGGCGCGTCGGCGATCAAGACCTCTCAGATCTCGCCGCCCGAGATCAAGTGA
- a CDS encoding amino acid ABC transporter permease, whose translation MSAQTDTRPPSPPAPLTKSNDADRLRIVPVRRTGQWAAAVVALALLVLALNSVIRNEAFQWDVVADYFTTTAVLRGLGLTLWLTALVMVLGFALGTLLAVLRLSGNRVLQAVSWGYVWLFRSTPILVQLLFWFNIGALYPEILGVRTVNLLGPVTVAVIGLTLHEAAYAAEVVRGGILSVERGQIEAAQSLGLGPWRRLRRIVLPQAMRSIVPPAGNMLIGTLKGTSIVSIIAVQDLLYSVQLVYHRTYQVIPLLLVATIWYAVVTSLLSIGQHYIERHYARGTAGAR comes from the coding sequence ATGTCCGCGCAGACAGATACCCGTCCTCCGTCTCCCCCCGCCCCGCTCACGAAGAGCAATGATGCCGACCGGCTCCGGATCGTCCCGGTACGCCGGACAGGGCAGTGGGCGGCGGCCGTTGTCGCCCTGGCGCTCCTCGTCCTGGCGCTGAACTCCGTCATCCGCAACGAAGCCTTCCAATGGGATGTCGTCGCCGACTACTTCACCACCACCGCAGTCCTGCGCGGCCTCGGCCTCACCCTCTGGCTCACGGCGCTGGTCATGGTGCTCGGCTTCGCCCTCGGCACGCTGCTCGCCGTCCTCAGGCTCTCCGGCAACCGCGTTCTGCAAGCGGTCAGTTGGGGATACGTCTGGCTCTTCAGGTCCACCCCGATCCTGGTCCAGCTGCTGTTCTGGTTCAACATCGGCGCGCTCTACCCGGAGATCCTCGGCGTCCGTACGGTGAACCTCCTCGGCCCCGTCACGGTCGCCGTCATCGGGCTCACCCTGCACGAGGCCGCGTACGCCGCCGAAGTCGTCCGCGGCGGCATCCTCTCCGTCGAACGCGGACAGATCGAGGCCGCCCAGTCGCTCGGCCTCGGACCCTGGCGCCGGCTCCGCCGGATCGTGCTGCCGCAGGCGATGCGCTCCATCGTCCCGCCCGCCGGGAACATGCTGATCGGCACCCTCAAGGGCACCTCGATCGTCAGCATCATCGCCGTGCAGGACCTGCTGTACTCGGTGCAGCTCGTGTACCACCGCACCTACCAGGTCATCCCGCTGCTGCTGGTCGCCACCATCTGGTACGCCGTAGTCACCTCGTTGCTCAGCATCGGCCAGCACTACATCGAGCGGCACTACGCGCGCGGCACGGCCGGTGCCCGATGA
- a CDS encoding FAD/NAD(P)-binding protein: protein MSRSPTLVVIGAGPRGTGLIERIAANAPGLYEGRPLDIHLVDPYPPGGGRIWRHDQSPLLWMNSMAEDVTMFTDETVQQEGPIRPGPALHTWAANIRDGRLALPDEDGIEPELLAEIKALEGSDFPSRRLQSVYLRWVYEQAVTALPKGITVHWHRGRAVRVTGPREGRQRVWLEGRDKPILADLVAVTIGHLDAEPESEQAELADFANRHGLVHLPPDFTADTDLTDLPAGEPVIVRGFGLAFVDLMVLLTEGRGGRYENGEYVPSGREPVLHIGSRRGVPYHSKIGYAWRGERPSLPRFLGPDRTEALLKTDEPVDFQRDVWPHVDKELGYAHYHRLFTAHPERTKGDWPEFEAKYAAADPAGPELRALVSAAVPDPADRLDLEALDHPLDGVRYPSYDALQEGLRGYIAADLERRHDPAHSPDLAVFLGLLSAYGQLIRLGDIGGWWHGFFSYLASGPPGPRLHQLLALSRAGVVRFLGAGMTVEADERQGVFRAGSATVPGRRIEARALVEARLPDPSLERTRSPLLQGLYEDGAAATDTGLLSVDPDNGRILGRDGRPHQRRFALGPFTTARAGGAFTRPRTGGPAFRQNDATARTALTFLRDLACSDGPLGA from the coding sequence ATGAGCAGGTCACCGACGCTCGTCGTCATCGGCGCCGGGCCGCGCGGCACCGGCCTCATCGAGCGCATCGCCGCCAACGCCCCCGGCCTGTACGAGGGCCGCCCGCTGGACATCCATCTCGTCGACCCGTACCCGCCGGGCGGCGGACGGATCTGGCGGCACGACCAGTCGCCGCTGCTCTGGATGAACTCCATGGCCGAGGACGTCACGATGTTCACCGACGAAACGGTCCAGCAGGAAGGGCCGATTCGGCCGGGGCCCGCGCTCCACACCTGGGCGGCGAACATCCGGGACGGACGTCTCGCGCTCCCGGACGAGGACGGCATCGAGCCCGAACTCCTGGCCGAGATAAAGGCGTTGGAGGGAAGTGACTTCCCGAGCAGACGACTGCAGAGCGTCTATCTGCGCTGGGTGTACGAGCAGGCCGTGACCGCACTCCCGAAGGGCATCACGGTCCACTGGCACAGGGGCAGGGCCGTGCGCGTCACCGGGCCGCGCGAAGGCCGTCAGCGCGTCTGGCTGGAGGGGCGCGACAAGCCGATCCTCGCCGATCTCGTCGCCGTCACCATTGGCCACCTCGACGCCGAACCAGAGTCCGAACAAGCCGAGTTGGCGGACTTCGCGAACCGGCACGGACTCGTCCACCTGCCGCCCGACTTCACCGCGGACACCGATCTGACCGACCTTCCCGCAGGCGAACCGGTCATAGTCCGGGGCTTCGGACTCGCCTTCGTCGATCTGATGGTGCTGCTCACCGAGGGCCGCGGCGGACGGTACGAGAACGGCGAGTACGTGCCGTCCGGCAGGGAACCCGTGCTTCACATCGGATCGCGCCGGGGTGTCCCGTACCACTCCAAGATCGGCTACGCCTGGCGAGGCGAACGGCCGTCGCTGCCGCGCTTCCTCGGCCCCGACCGGACCGAGGCGCTGCTGAAGACGGACGAGCCGGTCGACTTCCAGCGCGACGTGTGGCCACATGTCGACAAGGAGCTCGGCTACGCCCACTACCACCGGCTCTTCACCGCCCATCCCGAGCGCACGAAGGGCGACTGGCCCGAATTCGAGGCGAAGTACGCCGCCGCGGACCCGGCCGGCCCCGAGCTGCGCGCCCTCGTGTCGGCCGCCGTCCCCGACCCCGCCGACCGGCTCGACCTGGAAGCGCTCGACCACCCCCTGGACGGGGTGCGCTACCCCTCGTACGACGCACTGCAGGAGGGGCTGCGGGGCTACATCGCCGCCGACCTGGAACGCCGCCACGACCCCGCCCACAGCCCGGACCTCGCCGTCTTCCTCGGACTGCTCTCCGCCTACGGGCAGTTGATCCGGCTCGGTGACATCGGCGGCTGGTGGCACGGCTTCTTCAGCTATCTCGCCTCCGGCCCGCCGGGACCCCGGCTGCACCAGCTCCTCGCGCTCTCCCGGGCCGGTGTCGTCCGCTTCCTCGGTGCCGGAATGACCGTCGAGGCCGATGAACGCCAGGGCGTCTTCCGGGCCGGCAGCGCCACCGTGCCCGGCCGGCGGATCGAGGCCCGCGCCCTGGTCGAGGCCCGGCTTCCGGACCCCTCGCTGGAACGCACCCGCAGCCCACTGCTCCAGGGTCTGTACGAGGACGGGGCCGCCGCCACCGACACCGGGCTGCTCTCGGTCGACCCCGACAACGGCCGGATCCTGGGCCGCGACGGCCGTCCGCACCAGCGCCGCTTCGCGCTCGGCCCGTTCACCACCGCACGCGCCGGCGGAGCGTTCACCCGGCCGCGCACCGGCGGCCCGGCCTTCCGGCAGAACGACGCCACCGCGCGCACGGCGCTCACCTTCCTCCGGGACCTCGCCTGTAGCGACGGCCCCCTCGGCGCCTGA
- a CDS encoding amino acid ABC transporter permease, with protein sequence MSLTSDPPIGKATGPHVAASTTADHDALTVVPVRHPWRWAAVAATAVVLAQFLHGLVTNPGWEWDVFAQFFTAETILKAVWVTLQLTFYGTVLGFALGIVLAFMRLSASPFLSAVAYAYIWAFRSIPLIVQLLFWFNLAYLYKELQFGIPFGPGFFSFDTMNLVGAMSAAVLGLALHQAAYAAEIVRGGVLAVDGGQLEAAAALGIPRHRQLRRIVLPQAMRSILPNAANEIISLFKGTSIVSVMAIGELFYQVQVVYGRNGRVVPLLMVATVWYILLTTVLSVLQHYVERHYAKGAAR encoded by the coding sequence ATGTCCCTCACCAGCGATCCACCCATCGGCAAGGCGACAGGACCACATGTCGCCGCGTCCACCACCGCCGACCACGACGCGCTCACCGTCGTCCCCGTACGCCACCCGTGGCGCTGGGCCGCCGTCGCCGCCACCGCCGTCGTACTCGCCCAGTTCCTGCACGGCCTGGTCACCAACCCAGGCTGGGAGTGGGACGTCTTCGCCCAGTTCTTCACCGCCGAGACCATCCTCAAGGCCGTCTGGGTCACCCTTCAGCTGACCTTCTACGGCACGGTCCTCGGCTTCGCGCTGGGCATCGTCCTCGCCTTCATGCGGCTGTCGGCCAGCCCGTTCCTCAGCGCGGTCGCCTACGCGTACATCTGGGCGTTCCGCTCCATCCCGCTCATCGTCCAGCTGCTCTTCTGGTTCAACCTCGCCTACCTCTACAAGGAGTTGCAGTTCGGCATCCCGTTCGGGCCAGGTTTCTTCTCCTTCGACACGATGAACCTGGTCGGCGCGATGAGCGCGGCCGTCCTCGGACTGGCGCTGCACCAGGCCGCCTATGCGGCGGAGATCGTCCGCGGCGGTGTACTGGCGGTGGACGGTGGCCAACTGGAGGCCGCCGCCGCGCTCGGCATTCCCCGGCACCGGCAGCTGCGCAGGATCGTGCTCCCGCAGGCGATGCGCTCCATCCTGCCGAACGCCGCCAACGAGATCATCTCGCTCTTCAAGGGCACCTCGATCGTCTCCGTGATGGCGATCGGCGAACTCTTCTACCAGGTCCAGGTCGTCTACGGACGCAACGGCAGGGTCGTGCCCCTGCTGATGGTCGCGACGGTCTGGTACATCCTCCTGACCACCGTGCTCTCCGTCCTCCAGCACTACGTCGAACGTCACTACGCCAAGGGGGCCGCGCGATGA